From Streptomyces chrestomyceticus JCM 4735, one genomic window encodes:
- a CDS encoding ATP-binding cassette domain-containing protein — translation MDTTRQGAAVNARGIGVKGPRGWAFRDVHITADPGALIAVEGPSGSGRTCLLLALTGRMKLAEGHATVAGFPLPKRMGTVRSLTAIAHVPGIADLEPALTAGEHLEEQALLGRRMAGSLGARLPWGRRYKEATRARVEAALTAVGLDPATLPKGLRTAVRDLERIDALRLSIALAVMHGPRLVAVDDVDLKLSEDERSLAWQMLRDLALNGTTVVAAASTAPRDAIVVRTAPAATEPAASPAPTSTTGTAGTTDIHEEEAAHALAEARRA, via the coding sequence GTGGACACCACCCGCCAGGGGGCGGCGGTCAACGCCAGGGGAATCGGAGTGAAAGGCCCGCGGGGGTGGGCGTTCAGAGACGTCCACATCACCGCGGACCCGGGTGCGCTGATCGCCGTCGAGGGCCCATCGGGCTCCGGCCGCACCTGTCTCCTGCTGGCGCTCACCGGCCGGATGAAGCTCGCCGAAGGCCACGCGACGGTCGCCGGCTTCCCCCTCCCCAAGCGCATGGGTACGGTGCGCAGCCTCACCGCCATCGCGCACGTCCCCGGCATCGCCGACCTGGAACCGGCCCTGACCGCAGGGGAACACCTGGAGGAGCAGGCCCTGTTGGGCCGCCGGATGGCCGGTTCGCTCGGCGCCCGGCTGCCCTGGGGCCGCCGCTACAAGGAGGCGACGCGGGCCCGCGTCGAGGCCGCGCTGACCGCCGTCGGCCTCGACCCCGCCACGCTGCCGAAGGGACTGCGCACGGCCGTACGCGACCTGGAGCGCATTGACGCACTGCGGTTGTCAATCGCGTTGGCCGTCATGCACGGCCCGCGGCTGGTGGCCGTCGACGACGTCGACCTCAAGCTCTCCGAGGACGAACGTTCGCTGGCCTGGCAGATGCTGCGGGACCTGGCCCTGAACGGCACGACGGTGGTGGCGGCGGCCAGCACCGCCCCGCGCGACGCGATCGTCGTACGGACCGCGCCCGCGGCCACCGAGCCCGCCGCCTCCCCCGCCCCCACTTCGACCACCGGCACGGCCGGTACGACCGACATCCACGAGGAGGAAGCAGCCCATGCGCTCGCCGAAGCTCGCCGCGCTTGA
- a CDS encoding esterase-like activity of phytase family protein has translation MRVRSAVVRVTAAVLAAGCLTACAEGAPAGPDRAAPAAADSATSATAGRTASSATGPGTSAARPDTSAASARTGQNDRSSAAGGHPCSPSVSIDRYSDALDKTTFQGTFVGNLSALTRDTDGSLAALSDRSVLIGLDGRSHRPVRATKIVDEKGAVLDAEGLAVEPGGRYLVSSETEPSVRRYDRSGALLGRLPLSKALQVEPAGRAQSNLTFEGLTLAPGGRTLTAAMEGQLTGDGKDSAGRPLLRFQTWQRQGGGSRPAPYRLSRQYAYPVDAGLGISEIAALPDGRLLVLERGFTAGVGNTVRLYLADPRRASDVSGVAGLPGGKAVRPAHKKLLADLGACPSLGAPAHQPQTNPLLDNIEGMAITGRAPGGRLRVLLVSDDNESPKQITRLYSLTVRPGGR, from the coding sequence GTGCGCGTACGTTCCGCGGTTGTCCGTGTCACCGCAGCAGTGCTGGCCGCCGGCTGTCTCACGGCGTGCGCCGAAGGGGCACCGGCGGGGCCGGACCGGGCGGCACCGGCCGCCGCGGACTCGGCCACCTCGGCCACCGCGGGCCGGACCGCCTCGTCCGCCACCGGACCGGGAACGTCCGCCGCGCGGCCGGATACATCCGCAGCCTCGGCACGTACGGGCCAGAACGACCGCTCCTCGGCCGCAGGCGGACATCCCTGCTCTCCGTCCGTCTCCATCGACCGCTACTCCGACGCCCTGGACAAGACCACCTTCCAGGGCACCTTCGTGGGCAACCTCTCCGCACTCACCCGCGACACCGACGGCTCCCTCGCCGCCCTCTCCGACCGTTCCGTACTGATCGGGCTGGACGGACGGAGCCACCGGCCGGTACGGGCAACCAAGATCGTTGACGAGAAGGGCGCCGTCCTCGACGCCGAGGGCCTGGCCGTCGAACCGGGCGGGCGCTACCTCGTCTCGTCCGAGACCGAACCTTCCGTGCGGCGCTACGACCGTTCCGGCGCGCTCCTCGGACGGCTGCCCCTCTCCAAGGCGCTCCAGGTCGAGCCGGCCGGGCGCGCACAGTCCAACCTGACCTTCGAGGGCCTCACGCTCGCTCCCGGCGGCCGCACGCTGACCGCCGCCATGGAAGGACAGCTCACCGGCGACGGCAAGGACAGCGCGGGCCGGCCCCTGCTGCGCTTCCAGACCTGGCAGCGTCAGGGCGGCGGATCGCGTCCCGCCCCCTACCGGCTGAGCAGGCAGTACGCATACCCGGTGGACGCCGGACTGGGCATCTCCGAGATCGCCGCGCTCCCCGACGGCCGGCTGCTCGTCCTGGAACGCGGCTTCACCGCCGGCGTCGGCAATACGGTGCGCCTCTACCTCGCCGACCCGCGCCGGGCGAGCGACGTCAGCGGCGTCGCCGGACTGCCGGGAGGCAAGGCCGTACGCCCCGCCCACAAGAAGCTCCTCGCCGACCTCGGCGCCTGCCCCTCCCTGGGCGCTCCCGCGCACCAGCCGCAGACCAATCCGCTGCTGGACAACATCGAGGGCATGGCGATCACCGGCCGCGCGCCCGGCGGACGGCTGCGTGTCCTCCTGGTCAGCGACGACAACGAGAGCCCGAAGCAGATCACCCGCCTGTACAGCCTGACGGTGCGGCCCGGCGGCCGTTAA
- a CDS encoding discoidin domain-containing protein, which produces MTHSAKLIAPLLAGALVTTLPPASAATPAATSAPGAPAAAAVQAAGPAGSAWPADSTRSTGPAQPSSASCSPRDLDRSGARPSEAKRSATDDGDGWTPTATRIDPEDGHHAFVGNGYLGQRIAPNGAGYTAPGETTGWPLKTPRYDGSFVSGLYARGPEKLKGRQAIAALPTWTGLDVTAAGDRPQTFDSSTPAGRISNYRQTQFIRCGLVRTSLTWTAADGRVTDLVYDVLADRTNAHTGAVRLRMTPNWGGRATVTDRLDGRGARRMTQTGGGARPGSRTMDVTFRTDGTNTDGAIASALRPGSQVRPQDAPAKHAPTRQASAGAAKDLSNQQSVTFPVRAGRSYELTKYVGVDTALTSRTPRAAATTAAQRAADRGWDALYRKHAAAWQKLWRSDVEVKGRGHRDLQAWVRAAQYGLLSSTRSGSSDSISPAGLTSDNYAGEIFWDAETWMYPGLLAAHPDLAKSVVDYRYKTRAGAAANAKKLGYKGLFYPWTSGSKGDLWNECHSWDPPHCKTQNHLMGDVSLAAWQYYLATKDTTWLRERGWPVLKGSAEFWASRVTRNGDGSYSVKNVAGPDEYSNGVNDGVFTNAGAVTALRNAGRAAALLGRSAPAAWKDIADRIRIPYDAKNDVFQQYDGYRNTMIKQADTVLLMYPLEWPMSQRAKVNTLDHYAALTDPDGPAMTDSVHAVAAAGAGEPGCSTYTYMMRSIKPFVRGAFHQFSEARGDKAGAGDPHAGSPAQDFLTGKGGFLQTFTNGLTGLRMREDRVHLDPMLPPQLSDGVTLRGLRWQGRTYDVEIGAHSTTVRLTAGAPMRVESPEGERVVSRGVPLTLKTRRPDLAATDNVARCTTARATSEEPGMYAGAAVDGNAATSWTPDGPDGTLTVDLGKSSRIGQITPRWKDGEPASYVAQVSTDGKHWYGTGYDGRTTARYVRLTVRGAEATKGGRRPGLAELTVQKAAGPAAGE; this is translated from the coding sequence ATGACTCACTCGGCCAAACTGATCGCCCCGCTCCTCGCGGGGGCCCTCGTCACGACGCTTCCACCGGCGTCGGCAGCTACTCCGGCAGCCACTTCGGCACCGGGCGCTCCGGCGGCAGCGGCGGTGCAGGCCGCCGGGCCTGCCGGATCCGCCTGGCCCGCCGACTCCACTCGGTCCACCGGACCTGCCCAGCCGTCCAGCGCCTCCTGCTCCCCGCGGGACCTGGACCGTTCCGGCGCGCGGCCCTCCGAGGCGAAACGTTCCGCCACGGACGACGGCGACGGCTGGACCCCCACCGCCACCCGTATCGACCCCGAAGACGGCCACCACGCCTTCGTCGGCAACGGCTACCTCGGCCAGCGGATAGCCCCCAACGGCGCCGGCTACACGGCCCCCGGCGAGACGACCGGCTGGCCGCTGAAGACACCGCGTTACGACGGTTCCTTCGTCTCCGGCCTGTACGCACGCGGCCCGGAGAAGCTGAAGGGCCGCCAGGCCATCGCCGCGCTCCCCACCTGGACCGGCCTCGACGTGACCGCCGCCGGCGACCGCCCGCAGACCTTCGACTCCTCGACCCCGGCGGGCCGCATCTCGAACTACCGCCAGACGCAATTCATTCGCTGCGGACTGGTCCGTACATCACTGACGTGGACGGCCGCCGACGGGCGCGTCACCGACCTCGTGTACGACGTACTCGCGGACCGCACCAACGCGCACACCGGCGCCGTACGGCTGCGCATGACGCCCAACTGGGGCGGCCGGGCCACCGTCACCGACCGTCTCGACGGACGCGGCGCGCGCCGCATGACGCAGACCGGCGGCGGCGCGCGGCCGGGCAGCCGGACGATGGACGTGACCTTCCGTACGGACGGCACGAACACGGACGGCGCCATCGCCTCGGCCCTGCGCCCCGGCTCCCAGGTCCGCCCGCAGGACGCGCCCGCGAAGCACGCGCCCACGCGACAGGCGAGCGCGGGCGCGGCGAAGGATCTGAGCAACCAGCAGAGCGTGACGTTCCCCGTACGGGCCGGGCGTTCCTACGAGCTGACCAAGTACGTCGGCGTCGACACCGCCCTCACCTCCCGTACTCCGCGCGCCGCCGCGACCACCGCCGCGCAGCGGGCTGCGGACCGGGGCTGGGACGCCCTGTACCGGAAGCACGCCGCCGCCTGGCAGAAACTGTGGCGCAGCGACGTCGAGGTGAAGGGCCGCGGGCACCGGGACTTGCAGGCGTGGGTGCGTGCGGCGCAGTACGGGCTGCTGTCCAGCACGCGTTCCGGCAGCAGCGACAGCATCAGCCCGGCCGGACTGACCAGTGACAACTACGCGGGCGAAATCTTCTGGGACGCCGAGACGTGGATGTACCCGGGACTCCTGGCCGCCCACCCCGACCTGGCCAAGTCCGTCGTGGACTACCGCTACAAGACCCGGGCCGGCGCCGCCGCGAACGCGAAGAAGCTGGGCTACAAGGGCCTGTTCTACCCGTGGACCAGCGGCAGCAAGGGCGACCTCTGGAACGAGTGCCACAGCTGGGACCCGCCGCACTGCAAGACCCAGAACCACCTGATGGGCGACGTGTCCCTGGCCGCCTGGCAGTACTACCTCGCCACCAAGGACACCACCTGGCTGCGTGAACGCGGCTGGCCGGTGCTGAAGGGCAGCGCGGAATTCTGGGCCTCGCGCGTCACCCGTAACGGCGACGGCAGCTACTCGGTCAAAAACGTCGCCGGACCGGACGAGTACAGCAACGGCGTGAACGACGGCGTTTTCACCAACGCCGGCGCAGTCACCGCGCTGCGCAACGCCGGACGCGCCGCCGCACTACTCGGCCGGTCCGCGCCCGCCGCCTGGAAGGACATCGCCGACCGCATCCGCATCCCGTACGACGCGAAGAACGACGTCTTCCAGCAGTACGACGGCTACCGGAACACGATGATCAAGCAGGCCGACACCGTCCTGCTCATGTACCCGCTGGAATGGCCGATGTCGCAGCGCGCCAAGGTCAACACGCTCGACCACTACGCCGCTCTCACCGACCCGGACGGCCCCGCCATGACCGACTCGGTGCACGCCGTCGCCGCCGCCGGAGCCGGCGAGCCGGGCTGCTCGACGTACACGTACATGATGCGTTCCATCAAGCCGTTCGTACGCGGCGCCTTCCACCAGTTCTCCGAGGCGCGCGGCGACAAGGCGGGCGCGGGCGACCCGCACGCCGGATCGCCCGCGCAGGACTTCCTCACCGGCAAGGGCGGTTTCCTGCAGACCTTCACCAACGGGCTGACCGGGCTGCGGATGCGCGAGGACCGGGTGCACCTGGACCCGATGCTGCCGCCGCAACTGTCCGACGGCGTCACGCTGCGCGGGCTGCGCTGGCAGGGGCGTACGTACGACGTGGAGATCGGCGCGCACAGCACGACGGTGCGGCTGACGGCGGGCGCGCCGATGCGCGTCGAGTCGCCGGAGGGCGAGCGCGTGGTGAGCCGCGGCGTACCGCTGACGCTCAAGACCCGCCGCCCTGACCTCGCGGCGACGGACAACGTGGCCCGCTGCACCACGGCGCGGGCCACGTCGGAGGAGCCCGGTATGTACGCGGGCGCCGCCGTGGACGGCAACGCGGCCACCTCCTGGACGCCGGACGGTCCTGACGGCACCCTGACCGTCGACCTCGGCAAGTCGTCACGGATCGGACAGATCACGCCGCGCTGGAAGGACGGTGAGCCCGCCTCGTACGTGGCGCAGGTCTCGACGGACGGCAAGCACTGGTACGGCACCGGGTACGACGGGCGCACGACGGCCCGCTACGTACGGCTCACGGTGCGCGGCGCAGAAGCGACGAAGGGCGGCCGGCGCCCCGGGCTCGCGGAGCTGACGGTGCAGAAGGCCGCGGGACCGGCGGCCGGGGAGTAG
- a CDS encoding penicillin-binding transpeptidase domain-containing protein — MRTGVKYVVGGVFAAVVGVVGVGAYNVYEAFAGGDSGTSGTTAGTTASRPTGPPSEEEVRNTARDFLAAWSKGDTETAALLTDNAEGARRALTGFHDDGLVSKVSFEAGQSDGAKVPFHVTAELSVGKGDGKAKGTDEGKDAGEGKGGSEHSTWSYDSALRVVRGKTTGKALVDWQPTVVHPALHRGESLQTGSDGAPPVKAVDRNGAELDAEALPSLGAILPALRESYGEKAGGVQGIEVRVVGESGEPGRTLHTVVKGREGTLRTTLDANVQRAAEAAVKDYRQASVVVVKPGSGDILAVANHRTDQFNAAFQGRLAPGSTMKVVTAAMLMEKGLVSAGKSVECPKYASAGGRSFHNQGMFAISGGTFADSFARSCNTAFISLADRLSGTDLSDEAQEVFGLGKDWKAGIPTFDGSVPQSDGAETPAALIGQGRVQANPLNMASVAATAKAGYFSQPVLVSPELDGRRVAHASRALPPSVAAQLRAMMRRTAVSGTGARAMAGLSGDIGAKTGSAEADGQGDANSWFLGYRNDAAAAAVVQQGGHGGDAAGPIVRRVLAARR, encoded by the coding sequence GTGCGTACGGGTGTGAAGTACGTGGTCGGCGGGGTCTTCGCCGCGGTGGTGGGTGTGGTCGGCGTGGGCGCGTACAACGTCTACGAGGCATTCGCCGGCGGCGACTCCGGTACGTCCGGGACGACGGCCGGTACGACCGCCTCCAGACCGACCGGTCCACCGAGCGAGGAAGAAGTGCGCAACACCGCGCGCGACTTCCTCGCGGCCTGGAGCAAGGGCGACACCGAGACCGCCGCCCTCCTCACGGACAACGCCGAGGGCGCGCGCCGGGCGCTGACCGGCTTCCACGACGACGGCCTGGTGTCGAAGGTGTCCTTCGAGGCCGGGCAGAGCGACGGCGCGAAGGTCCCCTTCCACGTCACCGCCGAGCTCTCGGTGGGCAAGGGCGACGGGAAGGCCAAGGGCACGGACGAGGGTAAGGACGCGGGCGAGGGGAAGGGCGGATCGGAGCACTCGACCTGGTCGTACGATTCCGCGCTGCGCGTCGTACGCGGCAAGACCACCGGCAAGGCGCTCGTCGACTGGCAGCCCACCGTGGTCCACCCCGCCCTGCACCGCGGCGAGAGCCTGCAGACCGGCTCCGACGGCGCGCCGCCCGTCAAGGCGGTCGACCGTAACGGCGCCGAACTGGACGCCGAGGCCCTCCCTTCGCTCGGCGCCATCCTGCCCGCCCTCCGGGAGAGCTACGGAGAGAAGGCGGGCGGCGTCCAGGGCATCGAAGTGCGCGTGGTGGGCGAAAGCGGCGAGCCGGGCAGGACGCTGCACACCGTCGTCAAGGGCCGTGAAGGAACGTTGCGCACGACGCTGGACGCGAACGTGCAGCGCGCGGCCGAAGCGGCGGTCAAGGACTACCGCCAGGCGTCGGTCGTCGTGGTCAAGCCGGGCAGTGGGGACATCCTTGCGGTGGCCAACCACCGTACGGACCAGTTCAACGCGGCCTTCCAGGGCCGGCTGGCGCCCGGCTCCACGATGAAGGTCGTCACGGCCGCGATGCTGATGGAGAAGGGCCTGGTTTCCGCAGGCAAGAGCGTGGAGTGCCCGAAGTACGCGTCGGCGGGCGGACGCTCGTTCCACAACCAGGGCATGTTCGCGATCAGCGGCGGTACGTTCGCCGACAGTTTCGCGCGCTCCTGCAACACCGCCTTCATCAGCCTGGCCGACCGCCTCTCGGGCACGGACCTGAGCGACGAGGCGCAGGAAGTCTTCGGACTCGGCAAGGACTGGAAGGCCGGGATACCGACGTTCGACGGCAGCGTGCCGCAGAGCGACGGCGCGGAGACCCCGGCGGCGCTCATCGGCCAGGGCCGCGTCCAGGCCAACCCGCTGAACATGGCGTCCGTGGCCGCCACCGCCAAGGCCGGGTACTTCTCCCAGCCCGTCCTGGTCTCACCGGAACTGGACGGCCGGCGCGTCGCCCACGCGAGCCGCGCCCTGCCCCCCTCGGTCGCCGCGCAACTGCGGGCCATGATGCGGCGTACGGCCGTGAGCGGCACCGGCGCGCGGGCGATGGCCGGACTCAGCGGCGACATCGGCGCGAAGACCGGTTCGGCGGAGGCCGACGGCCAGGGCGACGCCAACAGTTGGTTCCTCGGTTACCGCAACGACGCCGCGGCGGCCGCGGTCGTCCAGCAGGGTGGTCACGGCGGCGACGCGGCGGGACCGATTGTCCGGAGGGTGCTCGCGGCGCGCCGCTGA
- a CDS encoding YhgE/Pip domain-containing protein: protein MRSPKLAALELKRFGRGRLPRLGLVALMLIPLLYGALYLCSFWDPYANLDKIPVALVNDDQGATAAGKKIQAGDELVKNVKDSKTFNWEEVSSADAEKGVENGTYYLSLTVPKDFSERIASSSGDHPETGALQVRTNDANNYIVGSISKTIFSEIRAKTSAKSSREFFDKIFVSFSDLHDQTAKAADGATKLDDGLGKAKDGTDKLADGLGTAKDKNGELTDGLGELGKGAGSLRDKTGELSQGAGAVNKGAKDLNSGLGTARAKGKQLSDGAGQVAAGTKQLADKVNGIAKQDLPFLKAHGKEIAEKARVVADLSKALDDDLGKLPGNSAKAAAEARKNAADARSLYQERCGGASADKADCAKLKGIAAGTALAADAAEKVDGVIGKLDLQHLRTQLGELHKGAELVADKAPGIAGNAEKAIGQINELNAGAQKVSQGAGQFVQGINTLADGSGKLANGTGKIADGSGKIANGAGKLHDKLGDAKNGSGKIGDGLGQLEDGALDLKGGIYKLKDGSNQLAGGLNSGVDKIPDYDKKDRDARTDVMSNPVELASKSMHKAPNYGTGLAPYFIPLSLWVGAMVAYMLLAPLGKRALAAGAPGWRIALGSWLPAFAIGVVQVLALMAVLHWGLGLEMERAGATIGFLLLATAAFTAIIQFFGAQFGPAGRVLTLVVLMLQLTSAGGTYPVQTSPGFFGAIHPFLPMSYVVDGLRRLITGGDLGIVWQGSIVLAVFTVAALALTALTARSRQVVRMKDLHPELSL, encoded by the coding sequence ATGCGCTCGCCGAAGCTCGCCGCGCTTGAGCTCAAGCGCTTCGGCAGGGGGAGGCTCCCCCGGCTGGGCCTCGTCGCCCTGATGCTGATCCCGCTGCTGTACGGCGCGCTGTACCTGTGCTCGTTCTGGGATCCGTACGCGAACCTGGACAAGATCCCGGTCGCGCTCGTCAACGACGACCAGGGCGCCACCGCCGCCGGCAAGAAGATCCAGGCCGGCGACGAACTCGTCAAGAACGTCAAGGACAGCAAGACGTTCAACTGGGAGGAGGTCAGCTCCGCCGACGCCGAGAAGGGTGTCGAGAACGGTACGTACTACCTCTCCCTGACCGTTCCGAAGGACTTCAGCGAGCGGATCGCCTCCAGCTCGGGCGACCACCCGGAGACGGGTGCGCTCCAGGTCCGTACGAACGACGCGAACAACTACATCGTCGGCTCGATCTCCAAGACGATCTTCTCGGAGATCCGCGCGAAGACCTCGGCGAAGTCGTCGCGGGAGTTCTTCGACAAGATCTTTGTGTCGTTCTCGGATCTGCACGACCAGACCGCGAAGGCCGCGGACGGCGCCACCAAGCTCGACGACGGCCTGGGCAAGGCCAAGGACGGCACGGACAAGCTCGCCGACGGCCTCGGCACGGCCAAGGACAAGAATGGTGAGCTGACGGATGGGCTCGGTGAGCTGGGCAAGGGCGCGGGGTCGCTGCGCGACAAGACCGGCGAGCTGAGCCAGGGCGCGGGTGCCGTGAACAAGGGCGCCAAGGACCTCAACTCGGGCCTCGGCACCGCCAGGGCGAAGGGCAAGCAGCTCAGCGACGGCGCCGGCCAGGTGGCCGCGGGCACCAAGCAGCTCGCCGACAAGGTCAACGGCATCGCCAAGCAGGACCTGCCGTTCCTGAAGGCGCACGGCAAGGAGATCGCCGAGAAGGCGCGCGTCGTCGCCGACCTCAGCAAGGCTCTCGACGACGACCTCGGCAAGCTTCCGGGGAACTCCGCCAAGGCTGCCGCGGAGGCACGGAAGAACGCAGCGGACGCCAGGTCCCTCTACCAGGAGCGCTGCGGTGGCGCCTCCGCCGACAAGGCCGACTGCGCGAAGCTGAAGGGCATCGCGGCAGGCACCGCACTCGCCGCCGACGCGGCGGAAAAGGTTGACGGAGTCATAGGAAAGCTGGACCTCCAGCACCTCCGTACGCAGCTCGGCGAGCTGCACAAGGGTGCCGAGCTGGTCGCCGACAAGGCCCCGGGCATCGCCGGCAATGCGGAAAAGGCGATCGGCCAGATCAACGAACTCAACGCCGGTGCCCAGAAGGTCTCCCAAGGTGCCGGACAGTTCGTCCAGGGCATCAACACGCTCGCCGACGGCAGCGGAAAGCTGGCGAACGGTACGGGAAAGATCGCCGACGGCAGCGGAAAGATCGCCAACGGCGCCGGAAAGCTGCACGACAAGCTCGGCGACGCCAAGAACGGCTCCGGAAAGATCGGCGACGGTCTCGGACAGTTGGAGGACGGCGCGCTCGACCTCAAGGGCGGCATCTACAAGCTGAAGGACGGATCCAACCAGCTCGCCGGTGGCCTGAACAGCGGCGTGGACAAGATCCCGGACTACGACAAGAAGGACCGCGACGCCCGTACCGACGTCATGTCGAACCCGGTCGAGCTGGCCTCGAAGTCGATGCACAAGGCGCCGAACTACGGCACCGGTCTCGCCCCGTACTTCATCCCGCTGTCCCTGTGGGTCGGCGCGATGGTCGCTTACATGCTGCTCGCGCCGCTCGGCAAGCGCGCGCTTGCCGCGGGGGCGCCGGGCTGGCGGATCGCGCTCGGGTCCTGGCTGCCGGCCTTCGCCATCGGCGTGGTGCAGGTGTTGGCCCTGATGGCCGTACTGCACTGGGGCCTCGGCCTGGAGATGGAACGCGCGGGTGCCACCATCGGCTTCCTGCTGCTGGCTACGGCCGCGTTCACCGCCATCATCCAGTTCTTCGGCGCGCAGTTCGGGCCGGCGGGCCGTGTACTGACGCTCGTCGTGCTGATGCTTCAGCTGACGTCGGCGGGCGGTACGTACCCGGTGCAGACCAGCCCCGGCTTCTTCGGCGCGATCCACCCGTTCCTGCCGATGAGTTACGTGGTGGACGGCCTGCGTCGGCTCATCACCGGCGGTGACCTCGGGATCGTGTGGCAGGGCTCGATCGTGCTGGCCGTGTTCACGGTGGCCGCGCTGGCGCTCACGGCGCTGACCGCGCGCAGCCGGCAGGTCGTACGGATGAAGGACCTGCACCCGGAACTGAGCCTGTGA